Below is a genomic region from Pseudomonas extremaustralis.
GAAGTCGCTGACCACGGTGATGCCGGTCAGCTCGGTAAGCAGGGCGGGATTGCCAATCTGTACGGTGAAGCCTCGTGCTGGTTCATGGCGGATGGTCTGCCCATGGCTGCCGATCGCGCGAATGTCCTGAGGCTTGAGGTTGTTCTGGTCGAGCAGGGCATGGACGCCCTGGGCGGCGAGTGTCACCCAGTGTTGCTGGGCCATTGCCGAGCGGGCGATCTCGTCCGGGCCGCTGGTGCAAAGGCCGAGCAGTTCCGCGCGCAGGCCGTCTGGCATGGGGATGTAGTGAGTGGCGATCAACTTGATCGCGGCATCTTGTTCGATCAGGGCGATATCCAGGCCATCGAGACTGGTCCCGGACATCACACCTATATAGAGCGGCATACCTTAACGCTTCGCCGAAGCCAGCAGGGTAGAGCGCTCTTGATCCATGCGCGCCATCAGCGGCTGGCTTTGTTGCATGAAGCGCGCGCGTTCGGCCTTGGCGATCGGGTCTGCCATCGGCAGCTTCTGGCCCAATGGATCGACGTGTACACCATTGACTTGGAACTCGTAATGCAAGTGTGGGCCGGTGGACAGGCCCGTGGTACCGATATAGCCGATCACCTGGCCCTGTTTCACGTTGCCACCGGTCTGTACGCCCTTGGCGAAACCTTGCATGTGGCCATACAGCGTACGGTAGGTGTTGCCGTGCTGGATGATCACGGTGTTGCCATAACCGCCGCGGCGTCCAGCCAGCAATACCTTGCCGTCACCTGCGGCCTTGATGGGTGTACCGCGCGGAGCTGCATAGTCGACGCCTTTGTGTGCGCGGATCTTGTTCAGGATTGGGTGTTTGCGACCCATGGAGAAACGCGAGCTGATGCGGGCGAAATCCACAGGTGTGCGGATAAAGGCCTTGCGCATGCTGTTGCCATCAGCCGTGTAGTAACTGCTGTTGCCTTGTTTGTTGGTGTAGCGCACAGCGGTGTAGGTTTTGCCGCGGTTGGTGAAGCGCGCGGAAAGGATATTGCCGGTGCCGACCACTTTGCCGTTGGCGACCTTCTGCTCATAGATCACGTCGAATTCGTCGCCCTGGCGGATGTCCTGGGCGAAGTCGATGTCGTAGCCAAAAACGCTAGCCATGTCCATGGTCATACTGTGGGACAAGCCGGCGCGGGCGGCCGATTGCGACAGCGAGCTGTTGATTACGCCATGTACATAGGCGGAGCGCATCACCGGCTTTGTGATGATGCGATTGAATGCAAAGCCTTTGGCGCCCTTGGTCAGGGTGATGCTTTCCAGGTCGCTGATGTTGCTATGCAGGTTGTTCAGGTGACCCTCTGGGGTCAGTTCGAATTCGAGTTTTTGACCACGCTTGAGTTGGCTGAATTGCTTGGCTTGTTTATCGCTGGCCAAGACCTCATTAACAGTGGTGGCAGGTAGGCCGACCTTTTCGAACAGCGTGGAAAGGGTGTCGCCCTTGCCGACGATCACTTCACGATGTTGAGGGCTCTTTGCTAGTGCTGTCGCAGGTGCGGGCTGCTGCTGGGCGGTTTGAC
It encodes:
- a CDS encoding peptidoglycan DD-metalloendopeptidase family protein; this translates as MTTEPSKAPPLYPKTHLLAASGIAALLSLALLVFPSSDVEAKRTSLSLDLESPVEQLTQDQDASGAQQATNAPVDSPFAQIESAPDETGQTAQQQPAPATALAKSPQHREVIVGKGDTLSTLFEKVGLPATTVNEVLASDKQAKQFSQLKRGQKLEFELTPEGHLNNLHSNISDLESITLTKGAKGFAFNRIITKPVMRSAYVHGVINSSLSQSAARAGLSHSMTMDMASVFGYDIDFAQDIRQGDEFDVIYEQKVANGKVVGTGNILSARFTNRGKTYTAVRYTNKQGNSSYYTADGNSMRKAFIRTPVDFARISSRFSMGRKHPILNKIRAHKGVDYAAPRGTPIKAAGDGKVLLAGRRGGYGNTVIIQHGNTYRTLYGHMQGFAKGVQTGGNVKQGQVIGYIGTTGLSTGPHLHYEFQVNGVHVDPLGQKLPMADPIAKAERARFMQQSQPLMARMDQERSTLLASAKR